The sequence taaataccaaaaataaaagaaactATAAGTAATGttaagaataaatatataaaattaagtaacaaaaaaataaaatataaaaaaatttgaagataaaaaattaaattaaaaaacacGGAAAAGTACAAAATTGATCTTAGTTCAAATAGAATACATAgttgaaaaattttaataaaattcaataaaatttaaggatatatataaacataaaacataataaaaattcatataaaaaaattgaataaatttAAGTATATATGTGATATGgataaataataacaataattttatttaattttattgttattttattgaaaaaaaaaaaaaaaatatatatatatatatatatatatatatatatatatatatatatatatcattgtATTTCTTATACCTTTAATAATTTACAAACATTTTtactaaaattataaagtaaATAATGTCAGTGAGTTCAATAAacaaaagaatatatataccaAAATTCTATGCTGATGTCAACATTCATAAGCCAAAAGAATATTATGATTATGATAATTTAGAGTTACAATGGAATAAACCAAACAGATatgaaataatgaaaaaaataggaAGAGGAAAATACAGTGAAGTGTTTAATGGATACGATACTGAATATAATAGACCATGTGCAATAAAAGTTTTGAAGcctgttaaaaaaaaaaagataaaaagagaaattaaaattttacaaaatttaCATGGAGGACCTAATATTATAAAGCTATTAGATATAGTGAAAGACCCTGTAACAAAAACGCCATCATTAAtatttgaatatataaataatattgattTCAAAACATTATATCCAAAGTTTACTGATAAAGATATACGctattatatttatcaaaTTTTAAAAGCTCTTGATTACTGTCATAGTCAAGGTATTATGCACAGAGATGTAAAACCACATAACATCATGATTGATCAtgaaaataaacaaataagaTTAATTGATTGGGGATTAGCTGAATTTTATCACCCTGGTCAGGAATATAATGTTCGTGTGGCTAGTAGATATTATAAAGGACCTGAATTGCTAATAGATTTGCAGTTATATGATTATTCTTTAGATATATGGAGTCTTGGTTGTATGTTAGCTGGAATGATTTTTAAAAAGGAGCCTTTTTTTTGTGGTCATGATAATTATGATCAATTAGTTAAAATTGCAAAAGTTTTGGGAACAGATGATTTACAtgcttatttaaaaaaatataatataaaactaAAGCCACATTATCTTAATATATTAGGTGAATATGAAAGAAAACCATGGTCTCACTTTTTAACTCAATCAAATATTGATATTGCAAAAGATGAAGTTATTGATTTAATTGATAAGATGCTTGTTTATGATCATGCGAAAAGAATAGCCCCTAAAGAGGCTATGGAGCACCCATACTTTAAGGAGGTGCGAGaagaattataattttttaattttcctttttttaactaaattatatacttatatatattttttcctatttaaattctatttttgttcataaatttttt comes from Plasmodium relictum strain SGS1 genome assembly, chromosome: 9 and encodes:
- the CK2alpha gene encoding casein kinase 2, alpha subunit, putative; its protein translation is MSVSSINKRIYIPKFYADVNIHKPKEYYDYDNLELQWNKPNRYEIMKKIGRGKYSEVFNGYDTEYNRPCAIKVLKPVKKKKIKREIKILQNLHGGPNIIKLLDIVKDPVTKTPSLIFEYINNIDFKTLYPKFTDKDIRYYIYQILKALDYCHSQGIMHRDVKPHNIMIDHENKQIRLIDWGLAEFYHPGQEYNVRVASRYYKGPELLIDLQLYDYSLDIWSLGCMLAGMIFKKEPFFCGHDNYDQLVKIAKVLGTDDLHAYLKKYNIKLKPHYLNILGEYERKPWSHFLTQSNIDIAKDEVIDLIDKMLVYDHAKRIAPKEAMEHPYFKEVREEL